In Fusobacterium sp. FSA-380-WT-3A, a single window of DNA contains:
- the hutG gene encoding formimidoylglutamase, whose translation MKDLWNGRFDSDEEVDLRLWQVVKEFSEAKENELGVCFVGYNTDDGVVRNQGRKGAEEGSNAIRKAMQSFPKIDGLSVYDYRNLKSQVLEEAQKEYSEKVSEVIKKGMLPIGLGGGHDIAYGSYSGVRKVYKDEKIGLINFDTHLDIRPYDNGPSSGTSFKQILDRDKNAFYSIVGFKKQGNTKRLIETAEKYNVLMLDEEYEENYIVEKLEEFIEKVDKVYITFCMDVFDAAQAPGVSAPTIMGLCPKKGKRILREIMKTGKVVCIDFAEVNPTYDIDSRTSKLAGALIYDVMLNLKK comes from the coding sequence ATGAAAGACTTGTGGAATGGAAGATTTGATAGTGATGAAGAAGTTGATTTAAGACTTTGGCAAGTTGTTAAGGAATTTTCTGAAGCTAAAGAAAATGAGTTAGGGGTTTGTTTTGTAGGATACAATACAGATGATGGAGTAGTAAGAAATCAAGGAAGAAAAGGAGCAGAAGAAGGAAGTAATGCCATAAGAAAAGCAATGCAATCTTTTCCTAAAATAGATGGTTTAAGCGTTTATGATTATAGAAATTTAAAAAGTCAAGTATTAGAAGAAGCGCAAAAAGAATATTCAGAAAAAGTTTCAGAGGTAATAAAAAAAGGAATGTTACCAATAGGATTAGGAGGAGGACATGATATAGCTTATGGTTCTTACAGTGGTGTAAGAAAAGTATATAAGGATGAAAAAATAGGACTTATAAACTTTGATACTCATTTAGATATAAGACCATATGATAATGGGCCATCATCAGGAACATCTTTTAAACAAATATTAGATAGAGATAAAAATGCTTTTTATAGTATAGTAGGATTTAAAAAACAAGGAAATACAAAAAGATTAATAGAAACAGCAGAAAAGTATAATGTATTAATGTTGGATGAAGAATATGAAGAAAATTATATAGTAGAAAAGTTAGAAGAATTTATAGAAAAAGTAGATAAAGTATATATAACTTTCTGTATGGATGTATTTGATGCAGCCCAAGCTCCAGGTGTTTCAGCTCCAACAATAATGGGATTATGTCCAAAAAAAGGAAAGAGAATATTAAGAGAAATAATGAAAACAGGAAAAGTGGTATGTATAGATTTTGCGGAAGTAAATCCAACTTACGATATAGATAGTAGAACTTCCAAATTAGCAGGGGCTTTAATATATGATGTAATGTTAAATTTAAAAAAATA